The following are encoded together in the Malaya genurostris strain Urasoe2022 chromosome 3, Malgen_1.1, whole genome shotgun sequence genome:
- the LOC131438889 gene encoding uncharacterized protein LOC131438889 isoform X2, producing the protein MDTAYSAEIINKFSDMKLHDCRPKSNFTPAICNFQTARKMAQDNLEHQPLPDAVMDIAFRKAQVAGSSNPGVALEVGPYATGVGCKNYKAGPTKCTKYRVYRPKTCGVIPKPLSAIYLNEKIPDFIKQEKACAMDLAIGWDYRTKREPSQAIYLDGTKASVAPPIFEVVKSSKQLNLPNVVHSGGVFFNTLGEKDFFDRDIIRQHNDYTKTYNLANRCTCSDDATANPTKPNLDNTHDSNSKRSIKRDFADLPDLDEQRIKDAPSKCHTADKQVYTHTMMTHSPIDKKNDNKIHRICRDTQQNEITYKIQHEFRCAFKVGIPQSNSSGNITSFDRGISNSHRKNRPRNFFVPKPRDPYIRKNYVIDTLAPPFAFWKKGSGYPDYWRLISVYQHAYKPAEKRKHPLLKTVYQ; encoded by the exons ATGGATACAGCGTACTCAGCTGAAATTATTAATAAATTTAGTGACATGAAGCTACACG ATTGCAGACCAAAATCGAACTTCACTCCTGCCATCTGCAATTTTCAAACAGCCAGAAAGATGGCACAAGATAATTTAGAACATCAACCTTTACCAGATGCTGTAATGGACATTGCTTTTCGAAAAGCTCAAGTAGCAGGATCATCCAATCCTGGCGTTGCACTAGAAGTTGGGCCATACGCTACAG GTGTTGGGTGCAAAAACTATAAGGCTGGCCCAACAAAATGTACCAAGTATAGAGTATACAGACCAAAAACATGTGGTGTCATCCCAAAACCTCTTAGTGCTATATATTTGAATGAGAAAATACCtgattttataaaacaagaaAAGGCTTGTGCCATGGATTTAGCAATTGGATGGGACTATCGTACTAAACGTGAACCGAGTCAAGCTATCTATTTGGATGGGACAAAAGCATCAGTAGCACCACCTATTTTTGAAGTCGTGAAATCATCAAAACAGTTGAATTTACCTAACG TTGTTCATTCCGGTGGAGTGTTCTTCAACACCCTTGGAGAGAAAGATTTTTTTGATCGTGATATTattcgtcagcacaatgactaCACCAAAACTTATAATCTAGCTAATCGCTGTACGTGTAGTGATGATGCTACAGCAAATCCAACTAAGCCGAATCTCGATAATACACATGACAGTAATTCAAAACGGTCAATTAAACGAGATTTCGCAGATCTACCTGATTTGGATGAACAACGAATTAAAGATGCCCCGAGTAAATGTCATACAGCAGATAAGCAAGTATACACTCACACTATGATGACACATTCACCTATagataaaaaaaacgataacaaaATTCATCGTATATGCCGTGATACGCAACAGAATGAGATCACATATAAAATACAACATGAATTCAGATGTGCTTTTAAAGTTGGAATACCCCAAAGTAATTCATCAGGAAACATTACAAGCTTTGACAGAGGAATTTCAAACAGTCATAGGAAAAATAGACCACGTAACTTCTTTGTTCCCAAACCTAGGGATCCATACATAAGAAAAAATTACGTAATAGACACATTAGCACCTCCTTTTGCTTTCTGGAAGAAAGGATCAGGTTATCCAGATTATTGGCGTCTAATTAGTGTATATCAACATGCATATAAGCCAGCGGAAAAACGTAAACACCCCTTGCTAAAAACTGTTTATCAATAG
- the LOC131438889 gene encoding uncharacterized protein LOC131438889 isoform X1 produces the protein MDTAYSAEIINKFSDMKLHGKNEYGKRNLDRILDVNTPSDCRPKSNFTPAICNFQTARKMAQDNLEHQPLPDAVMDIAFRKAQVAGSSNPGVALEVGPYATGVGCKNYKAGPTKCTKYRVYRPKTCGVIPKPLSAIYLNEKIPDFIKQEKACAMDLAIGWDYRTKREPSQAIYLDGTKASVAPPIFEVVKSSKQLNLPNVVHSGGVFFNTLGEKDFFDRDIIRQHNDYTKTYNLANRCTCSDDATANPTKPNLDNTHDSNSKRSIKRDFADLPDLDEQRIKDAPSKCHTADKQVYTHTMMTHSPIDKKNDNKIHRICRDTQQNEITYKIQHEFRCAFKVGIPQSNSSGNITSFDRGISNSHRKNRPRNFFVPKPRDPYIRKNYVIDTLAPPFAFWKKGSGYPDYWRLISVYQHAYKPAEKRKHPLLKTVYQ, from the exons ATGGATACAGCGTACTCAGCTGAAATTATTAATAAATTTAGTGACATGAAGCTACACGGTAAAAATGAGTACGGAAAACGGAATCTCGATCGAATTTTAGATGTCAATACTCCTTCAGATTGCAGACCAAAATCGAACTTCACTCCTGCCATCTGCAATTTTCAAACAGCCAGAAAGATGGCACAAGATAATTTAGAACATCAACCTTTACCAGATGCTGTAATGGACATTGCTTTTCGAAAAGCTCAAGTAGCAGGATCATCCAATCCTGGCGTTGCACTAGAAGTTGGGCCATACGCTACAG GTGTTGGGTGCAAAAACTATAAGGCTGGCCCAACAAAATGTACCAAGTATAGAGTATACAGACCAAAAACATGTGGTGTCATCCCAAAACCTCTTAGTGCTATATATTTGAATGAGAAAATACCtgattttataaaacaagaaAAGGCTTGTGCCATGGATTTAGCAATTGGATGGGACTATCGTACTAAACGTGAACCGAGTCAAGCTATCTATTTGGATGGGACAAAAGCATCAGTAGCACCACCTATTTTTGAAGTCGTGAAATCATCAAAACAGTTGAATTTACCTAACG TTGTTCATTCCGGTGGAGTGTTCTTCAACACCCTTGGAGAGAAAGATTTTTTTGATCGTGATATTattcgtcagcacaatgactaCACCAAAACTTATAATCTAGCTAATCGCTGTACGTGTAGTGATGATGCTACAGCAAATCCAACTAAGCCGAATCTCGATAATACACATGACAGTAATTCAAAACGGTCAATTAAACGAGATTTCGCAGATCTACCTGATTTGGATGAACAACGAATTAAAGATGCCCCGAGTAAATGTCATACAGCAGATAAGCAAGTATACACTCACACTATGATGACACATTCACCTATagataaaaaaaacgataacaaaATTCATCGTATATGCCGTGATACGCAACAGAATGAGATCACATATAAAATACAACATGAATTCAGATGTGCTTTTAAAGTTGGAATACCCCAAAGTAATTCATCAGGAAACATTACAAGCTTTGACAGAGGAATTTCAAACAGTCATAGGAAAAATAGACCACGTAACTTCTTTGTTCCCAAACCTAGGGATCCATACATAAGAAAAAATTACGTAATAGACACATTAGCACCTCCTTTTGCTTTCTGGAAGAAAGGATCAGGTTATCCAGATTATTGGCGTCTAATTAGTGTATATCAACATGCATATAAGCCAGCGGAAAAACGTAAACACCCCTTGCTAAAAACTGTTTATCAATAG